Proteins from one Entomospira culicis genomic window:
- a CDS encoding ATP-dependent Clp protease adaptor ClpS, with product MIVKDAQPTSVSQSEDQFDEPQRMRVIIYNDEVTTQEFVVLLLVHLFQYTVEKAIALMLEVHLSGAGVAGIYTHDVALFKRQQAIKMARDAQYPLKIECEKVE from the coding sequence ATGATTGTAAAAGATGCCCAGCCCACATCAGTCTCCCAGTCAGAAGATCAATTCGACGAACCTCAACGTATGCGTGTCATCATCTATAACGACGAAGTTACTACGCAAGAATTTGTCGTCCTTCTTCTGGTGCATCTCTTTCAATACACTGTCGAAAAGGCCATTGCATTAATGCTCGAAGTCCACCTATCAGGTGCTGGTGTTGCCGGCATTTATACCCACGATGTTGCTCTCTTTAAACGTCAACAAGCAATCAAAATGGCCAGAGATGCGCAATATCCCTTAAAAATTGAATGTGAGAAGGTAGAATAA